Proteins encoded within one genomic window of Haloarcula marismortui ATCC 43049:
- a CDS encoding sodium-dependent transporter has product MSDRDSWISNLGFVLAAVGGAAGLGNIWRFPWLTAGNGGSAFLIVYLLVVVGIGVPGLLAEFVLGRCGRQTPTAALRSLTGSRWGSWLGAFNVLTTLVILSFYSVVGGWILRYTLVSPVGTYFGQPQQYFGAMSFGLEAVAFHLLFLGIVAAIVFFGISNGIERVSKVMLPGVVIILLGLAVWTATQPGTAAGYAFYLSFDAEYLAANFLSVIGPAAGQALFTLSLGAGVMLTYASYLDDNASLPRDTLVIAVSNTFIGVLAGLVVIPLLFSQGVDPGQGGPGALFVALATAFATLPGGELVATAFFVTVLMAAVTSGISLLETPVATLVDSFGVPRRRATVLVSVLLAATGSGLALTSSVFQFVSGTLADLMLTVGLFAFTVIVGWLLRGDALAEFRAGTARFEWLAKPWLLTVSWVLPVVVLFLLTNTLASLAGISVGLGGRVIIAVIGTVALAVVVRNGSRTDRLSSH; this is encoded by the coding sequence ATGTCCGATCGTGACTCATGGATATCGAACCTCGGTTTCGTGCTTGCTGCCGTCGGCGGTGCGGCAGGTCTGGGGAACATCTGGCGGTTCCCGTGGCTGACCGCCGGAAACGGTGGCAGTGCGTTCCTCATCGTCTACCTGCTCGTTGTCGTCGGCATCGGCGTCCCAGGATTGCTCGCTGAGTTCGTCCTCGGACGCTGTGGCCGACAGACGCCAACCGCGGCGTTGCGCTCGCTCACCGGCTCCCGCTGGGGGTCGTGGCTGGGCGCGTTTAACGTCCTCACAACGCTCGTCATCCTCTCGTTCTACTCTGTCGTCGGCGGGTGGATCCTTCGCTACACGCTCGTCTCACCGGTTGGGACGTACTTCGGGCAGCCCCAGCAGTACTTCGGGGCAATGAGCTTTGGCCTCGAAGCGGTCGCCTTTCACCTGCTATTCCTCGGTATCGTTGCTGCCATCGTTTTCTTTGGCATAAGCAACGGTATCGAACGCGTCTCGAAGGTGATGCTTCCCGGTGTTGTAATTATCTTGCTCGGCCTCGCTGTGTGGACAGCCACCCAGCCGGGGACGGCCGCCGGCTACGCGTTCTATCTCAGTTTTGACGCCGAATACCTCGCCGCGAACTTCCTGAGCGTTATCGGGCCAGCGGCAGGCCAGGCGCTGTTCACCCTCTCGCTCGGTGCTGGAGTGATGCTAACGTACGCCTCGTATCTGGACGACAACGCATCGCTCCCGCGGGATACACTTGTCATCGCGGTCTCGAACACGTTCATTGGTGTCCTCGCCGGGCTGGTCGTCATTCCGCTGCTGTTTTCCCAGGGCGTCGACCCAGGGCAGGGCGGCCCCGGTGCGCTGTTCGTCGCGCTCGCGACGGCATTCGCGACACTTCCGGGCGGGGAACTCGTCGCGACCGCGTTCTTTGTGACCGTGCTGATGGCTGCGGTGACCAGCGGTATCAGCCTGCTCGAAACGCCGGTGGCAACGCTCGTCGATAGCTTTGGCGTCCCGCGACGCCGGGCCACGGTACTGGTCTCGGTCCTGCTTGCGGCCACTGGGAGCGGGCTGGCACTCACAAGTTCGGTGTTCCAGTTCGTCTCCGGCACGCTCGCAGACCTGATGTTGACCGTCGGGCTGTTCGCATTCACTGTCATCGTCGGCTGGCTGCTGCGCGGGGACGCGCTGGCCGAGTTCCGCGCTGGAACTGCCCGTTTCGAATGGCTAGCCAAGCCGTGGCTTCTGACCGTTAGCTGGGTTCTCCCCGTCGTCGTGTTGTTCCTGTTGACGAACACGCTCGCGTCGCTCGCCGGGATCTCAGTGGGACTTGGCGGTCGAGTGATTATCGCTGTCATCGGCACTGTTGCTCTGGCTGTCGTCGTTCGAAACGGAAGCCGGACCGACCGGCTGAGTTCGCACTAG
- a CDS encoding DUF7139 domain-containing protein: MSGYRDRLRSIYRDYIGEPDKERDIYIGFGLFFAGVTLAVVGFGLFLYSNVLESGSTLYWQIREIALVVGFIGLPSVLLSVVVLLPVGFKTRVVSAAGTVFCLAATVILVDVFPYGWTTSEGINGSVWTISVYATGLVTLVASTGAALVAHYLERATAPAESAEPVDSAESESESVSKADVDSDIEQAMEGAELSWGGVEQQPKTKRLNLDMPDTDSDLDQTAIENSEATTTRADSNDVDDAVDGLRQLQGGQSNTDRSTGTEEQVNALTEFRNEQAEDDDVETGVEEQKGLMSRLRSLFFE, translated from the coding sequence GTGTCGGGCTATCGCGACAGGCTCAGGTCGATTTATCGCGATTATATCGGCGAACCGGATAAAGAGCGAGACATCTATATCGGGTTTGGCCTCTTCTTCGCTGGAGTCACGCTTGCCGTCGTCGGATTCGGCCTCTTTTTGTACAGTAACGTCCTAGAATCCGGGAGTACGCTGTACTGGCAGATCCGGGAGATTGCACTCGTCGTCGGGTTCATTGGACTGCCCTCCGTGCTATTGAGCGTCGTCGTGCTCCTCCCAGTGGGCTTCAAAACCCGAGTTGTCAGTGCCGCTGGCACAGTGTTCTGTCTCGCTGCAACTGTGATTCTGGTTGATGTTTTTCCGTACGGGTGGACGACCAGTGAGGGCATCAACGGTAGCGTCTGGACTATCAGCGTCTACGCTACTGGCCTAGTTACACTTGTAGCGTCGACAGGAGCGGCACTGGTCGCACATTACCTCGAGCGAGCAACAGCGCCAGCTGAGTCAGCCGAGCCGGTTGACTCGGCCGAGAGTGAGTCAGAGTCAGTCAGCAAAGCAGACGTAGACAGCGACATAGAGCAAGCCATGGAGGGGGCGGAACTATCCTGGGGCGGCGTCGAACAACAGCCCAAGACCAAGCGGCTGAATCTAGATATGCCGGACACAGACTCCGACCTCGACCAGACGGCTATCGAGAACTCCGAGGCGACCACGACACGGGCCGACAGCAACGATGTTGACGACGCAGTAGATGGACTCAGGCAGCTGCAAGGTGGCCAATCAAATACGGATCGAAGCACTGGAACCGAAGAGCAGGTCAACGCTCTTACCGAGTTCCGGAATGAGCAGGCCGAAGACGATGATGTAGAGACTGGTGTCGAAGAGCAAAAAGGTCTTATGAGCCGCCTTCGGTCATTGTTTTTCGAGTGA
- a CDS encoding urease subunit beta, translated as MSDGLVPGEVIPGEGTVTLNEGRERTEVTVGNTGDRPSQVGSHFHFFEANAALEFDREAAMGMRLNIPAGTAVRFEPGDEQTVELVEIGGKRRAHGMNGLVNGSVDGETGDAVERMRAAGFGDTGEAAPDDGDTESDQ; from the coding sequence ATGAGCGATGGACTCGTGCCCGGTGAGGTCATCCCGGGTGAAGGGACAGTGACGCTGAACGAAGGCCGAGAGAGGACGGAAGTGACTGTCGGGAACACCGGCGACAGACCCTCGCAAGTCGGGTCGCACTTCCACTTTTTCGAGGCCAACGCGGCGCTGGAGTTCGACCGCGAAGCGGCCATGGGGATGCGGCTGAACATCCCTGCCGGCACGGCTGTCCGGTTCGAACCTGGTGACGAGCAAACGGTCGAACTCGTCGAAATCGGTGGGAAGCGACGCGCCCACGGGATGAACGGACTTGTCAACGGGAGCGTCGACGGCGAGACGGGCGACGCGGTCGAACGCATGCGTGCGGCAGGATTTGGAGACACAGGCGAGGCGGCACCGGACGACGGCGACACGGAGTCCGACCAATGA
- a CDS encoding urea ABC transporter substrate-binding protein produces MNRSSVSRRQFLGASGAALVTGLAGCSAGEGGTSTDTASSTDTLKIGVLEDQSGNFALVGDPKAKASMLAIEEINANGGIDGKQIETFQRDPQSDNQRYQELTRTAINEENVDALWAGYSSATREAIRPIIDRNEQLYFYTTQYEGGVCDEFTFAVGPTARQQLGIVLPYLVEEFGPDIYTIAADYNFGQLSADWVKVLANENDANVLGEEFIPLSESSFGSTINRIQEADPDFVMSMLVGANHTSFYEQKASAGLDVPIGTSTAMAQGYEHRRLDAPAMANIYAGVNYMEEVPTDSNTGDGGFVDRYFEMYPDAPYLNEEAETNYFSTYMYKKAVEQAGTTEQPEVIDALESGIELGTEEAPEAPEGETIRLDGATHHVDHHMWIMRADDDHNVEAVENRQIPETFLSETAGCNLPENPEQTQYTPVDYYEEAE; encoded by the coding sequence ATGAATCGCTCGTCTGTCAGCCGCCGTCAGTTCCTCGGCGCGAGCGGGGCCGCACTCGTTACCGGCCTCGCCGGCTGTTCTGCCGGTGAAGGCGGGACCTCGACGGACACCGCGAGCAGTACCGACACGCTCAAAATCGGGGTGCTAGAGGACCAGTCCGGGAACTTCGCCCTCGTCGGCGACCCGAAGGCAAAGGCGTCGATGCTCGCCATCGAGGAAATCAATGCTAACGGCGGTATCGACGGGAAGCAAATCGAGACGTTCCAGCGCGACCCACAGTCGGACAATCAGCGCTATCAGGAACTCACCCGCACGGCGATCAACGAGGAGAACGTCGACGCACTGTGGGCCGGCTACTCCTCAGCAACCCGGGAAGCCATCCGTCCGATAATCGACCGCAACGAACAGCTCTACTTCTACACCACCCAGTACGAGGGCGGCGTCTGTGACGAATTCACCTTCGCGGTCGGCCCGACCGCCCGCCAGCAACTCGGTATCGTCCTCCCGTATCTGGTCGAGGAGTTCGGCCCGGACATCTACACCATTGCGGCTGACTACAACTTCGGCCAGCTCTCCGCGGACTGGGTGAAGGTGCTGGCAAACGAAAACGATGCGAACGTCCTCGGCGAGGAGTTCATCCCGCTGAGCGAGTCCTCCTTCGGGTCGACCATCAACCGGATTCAGGAGGCCGACCCGGACTTCGTGATGTCGATGCTCGTTGGCGCGAACCACACGTCGTTCTACGAGCAGAAGGCCTCGGCCGGTCTCGACGTGCCAATCGGCACTTCGACGGCAATGGCACAGGGATACGAGCACCGACGGCTCGACGCCCCGGCGATGGCCAACATCTACGCGGGCGTCAACTACATGGAGGAGGTGCCGACCGACAGCAACACCGGCGATGGCGGCTTCGTCGACCGATACTTCGAGATGTACCCTGATGCCCCGTACCTCAACGAGGAGGCCGAGACCAACTACTTCTCGACGTATATGTACAAGAAAGCCGTCGAGCAGGCCGGGACCACCGAACAGCCGGAAGTCATCGACGCTCTGGAGTCGGGCATCGAACTCGGCACCGAGGAGGCACCTGAAGCACCGGAGGGTGAGACAATCCGTCTTGACGGCGCGACCCACCACGTCGACCACCACATGTGGATTATGCGCGCCGACGACGACCACAACGTCGAAGCCGTCGAGAACCGCCAGATACCCGAGACGTTCCTCTCGGAGACGGCCGGCTGCAACCTCCCCGAAAACCCGGAACAGACCCAGTACACCCCGGTGGACTACTACGAGGAGGCCGAGTAG
- a CDS encoding ABC transporter ATP-binding protein — protein MSDTETESDIDPLGPNVRQTAAELATGDRTETLLQTDGLVKQFGGFTATDDVDFSVAEGELRCLIGPNGAGKSTLLNLITGTYEASDGSIYYNGHDITDLDPHERVSRGISMKFQVPSVYGDLSVRENVRLPVQQFADGEERRRLVAEAIEAAGLTGYEDVAASQLSHGQQQQLEIGMAAALEPDLLLLDEPVAGLDVAEREAIAERIRRLNEEEGIAFIVIEHDTDFVASIAEEVTVLHNGEVFREGPIEEIESDPEVQRIYLGGES, from the coding sequence ATGAGTGATACTGAAACCGAATCCGACATCGACCCGCTTGGACCGAACGTCCGGCAAACCGCTGCGGAACTGGCAACGGGTGACAGAACGGAGACACTGCTACAGACCGACGGGCTCGTCAAGCAGTTCGGCGGGTTCACCGCCACTGACGACGTGGACTTCTCGGTCGCCGAGGGGGAACTACGCTGTCTCATCGGCCCAAACGGCGCTGGCAAGTCAACGTTACTGAACCTGATTACCGGGACGTACGAGGCCAGCGACGGCAGTATCTACTACAACGGCCACGACATCACTGACCTCGACCCACATGAGCGGGTTTCTCGCGGTATCAGTATGAAATTCCAGGTCCCGTCCGTGTACGGTGACCTGAGTGTCAGAGAGAACGTCAGGCTCCCCGTCCAGCAGTTCGCCGACGGGGAGGAGCGACGGCGGCTGGTCGCCGAGGCTATCGAGGCTGCGGGCCTTACCGGCTACGAGGACGTTGCTGCGTCGCAACTCTCACACGGCCAACAGCAGCAACTGGAAATCGGGATGGCCGCCGCGCTCGAACCCGACCTGCTCCTGCTGGACGAGCCGGTCGCCGGCCTCGACGTGGCCGAACGCGAAGCTATTGCCGAGCGGATCAGGCGGCTCAACGAGGAGGAAGGGATCGCCTTCATTGTTATCGAACACGACACCGACTTCGTCGCGAGCATCGCCGAAGAAGTGACCGTCCTGCACAACGGTGAGGTGTTCCGCGAGGGACCGATTGAAGAAATCGAATCCGACCCAGAGGTCCAGCGGATATATCTGGGAGGTGAGTCATGA
- the nth gene encoding endonuclease III domain-containing protein, producing MSMTEEWDAASVRDLHDDLVSLHGPVERTSDHGADASADPGEGVRQLVTTILSQNVADENTRRASEALFTAYSDFAAIESADHDELADTIRVAGLPDQKAARIQRALAAIREETGGAYSLAFLDAMPTDEAKGWLTDIKGVGPKTASVVLNFHFGKPTMAVDTHVERVSKRFGLVTESATNKRAHDELDAIIPDELTYPLHVLLITHGREFCSARSPDCANPVCERYCSCEEC from the coding sequence ATGTCGATGACTGAGGAGTGGGACGCCGCCAGTGTTCGTGACCTCCACGACGACCTCGTCTCGCTGCACGGCCCGGTCGAACGCACAAGCGACCACGGCGCCGACGCCAGCGCCGACCCTGGCGAAGGAGTTCGACAGTTGGTGACGACGATTCTCTCACAGAACGTAGCCGACGAGAACACACGCCGAGCCTCCGAGGCGCTGTTCACGGCATACAGCGACTTCGCAGCCATTGAATCGGCAGACCACGACGAACTGGCCGACACCATCCGCGTCGCAGGGCTCCCCGACCAGAAGGCCGCCCGCATTCAGCGGGCGCTTGCGGCCATCCGCGAGGAAACCGGTGGGGCCTACTCTCTTGCCTTCCTTGACGCCATGCCAACCGACGAGGCGAAAGGCTGGCTCACCGATATCAAGGGCGTCGGCCCAAAGACCGCCAGCGTCGTCCTGAACTTCCACTTCGGGAAGCCGACAATGGCTGTCGACACCCACGTCGAGCGGGTCTCCAAGCGGTTCGGGCTGGTAACCGAATCAGCAACGAACAAGCGCGCCCACGACGAGCTAGACGCAATCATTCCCGACGAACTGACCTATCCGCTGCACGTCCTGCTGATTACCCACGGCCGGGAGTTCTGCTCAGCGCGCAGTCCCGACTGCGCTAACCCCGTCTGCGAGCGCTACTGCAGTTGCGAGGAGTGCTAG
- the urtC gene encoding urea ABC transporter, permease protein UrtC gives MSRNSANGEANRSLPGRLRSRFEGPNTIGESRGFWVGFAVAVAALVVYPAFGDGSQLSLFMVLALLGLSLSVVWGYSGVLSFGQVVFFGIGAYTFGVVSINFATPGGITAAVVAGIVGGGVSAAILGYFMFYGGVRDVYVTIITLVSTIVMHTFMAQTAGSEWAIGEAALGGFNGMPDIPLLTLGIEGASYQFIYNPFPMRIIGIGSFEISPFYYLVLLLLVGTYLGLRVLVNSDYGRVMVAVREDEDRTEMFGYNVTRIKFVVFTLGGALAGLSGVLYAARNVYIDPTVFSLLFATLPVIWVSIGGRKSLLGAVVATLAIEYLRISMAGELALVLLGTLLLVTILVLPSGFVPWLHERIVETRLGPGEAGGADAPDTPSEVSD, from the coding sequence ATGTCGAGAAACAGTGCAAACGGCGAGGCGAACAGGTCGCTCCCGGGCCGGCTTCGCAGTCGGTTCGAGGGGCCAAACACCATCGGGGAATCGCGTGGGTTCTGGGTCGGCTTCGCCGTCGCTGTGGCGGCGCTCGTCGTCTACCCGGCCTTCGGTGACGGCTCGCAGTTGTCGCTGTTCATGGTGCTGGCCCTGCTGGGGCTTTCGCTGTCGGTCGTCTGGGGCTACTCGGGCGTACTGAGCTTCGGGCAGGTCGTCTTCTTCGGTATCGGGGCCTACACGTTCGGCGTCGTCTCGATCAACTTTGCGACCCCGGGGGGTATCACGGCCGCTGTCGTCGCCGGTATCGTCGGCGGCGGTGTCAGCGCAGCCATACTGGGCTACTTCATGTTCTACGGTGGCGTGCGGGATGTCTACGTGACCATCATCACGCTCGTCTCGACGATCGTCATGCACACCTTCATGGCCCAGACCGCCGGGTCCGAGTGGGCCATTGGTGAGGCGGCACTGGGCGGGTTCAACGGGATGCCGGACATCCCGCTGCTGACGCTCGGCATCGAAGGTGCCTCCTACCAGTTCATCTACAACCCGTTCCCGATGCGGATTATCGGTATCGGATCCTTTGAAATCAGCCCGTTCTACTATCTCGTCCTCCTCCTGCTGGTCGGGACGTACCTCGGGTTGCGGGTCCTCGTTAACTCCGACTACGGCCGCGTGATGGTCGCTGTCCGGGAGGATGAGGACCGCACCGAGATGTTCGGTTACAACGTGACCCGCATCAAGTTCGTCGTGTTCACGCTGGGGGGCGCGCTTGCGGGTCTGTCCGGTGTGCTGTACGCCGCACGGAACGTCTACATCGACCCGACCGTGTTTTCGCTGCTGTTCGCGACGCTGCCGGTCATCTGGGTGAGCATCGGCGGCAGAAAGAGCTTGCTCGGGGCCGTTGTCGCCACGCTCGCCATCGAATACCTCCGCATCTCGATGGCGGGTGAGCTGGCGCTAGTCCTGCTTGGCACCCTGTTGCTGGTGACGATTCTGGTCCTTCCGAGCGGCTTCGTTCCGTGGCTCCACGAGCGGATTGTCGAAACTCGACTCGGTCCGGGCGAAGCTGGCGGGGCCGACGCACCCGACACGCCGAGTGAGGTGAGTGACTAA
- a CDS encoding DUF7093 family protein: MGMRCELFGHEFGDSKIEESYDEGERGTVLTVREYRSCQRCGHIRHISENRGLISTIAESKANDERSDDAEYRAETERQVGRREYAEDETEATDTGQPAETESTDTPESTADASDTVANPSSDTEMSDASSAVTASTPPERTDDAVILSESATQEPDDDGSTPPNSDDAVIIDDASDTVHPSSETSEGSGTGNGQDESLHTADDLESTTTDSDPTYRCPRCEFELPVNESSFFRGDVCPQCRVGYLEDTSDSES, translated from the coding sequence ATGGGGATGCGCTGTGAACTCTTTGGACATGAATTTGGAGATTCGAAGATAGAGGAGTCGTACGATGAAGGCGAGCGCGGCACTGTTCTAACCGTTCGGGAATACAGGTCTTGCCAGCGATGTGGACATATCCGCCATATCTCTGAGAATCGAGGCTTGATATCCACCATAGCGGAATCGAAAGCAAATGACGAGCGATCGGACGATGCCGAATACAGAGCCGAAACCGAGCGGCAAGTGGGACGGAGAGAGTATGCAGAGGACGAGACCGAGGCGACGGACACAGGTCAGCCGGCGGAAACGGAATCGACCGATACTCCCGAATCGACTGCAGATGCCTCGGATACGGTCGCAAATCCATCCTCGGATACGGAAATGAGTGATGCGTCATCGGCGGTGACCGCATCGACACCACCGGAGCGGACTGACGATGCCGTGATACTGTCTGAATCAGCGACACAAGAGCCAGATGACGACGGCTCCACGCCGCCGAATAGCGACGATGCAGTCATCATTGATGATGCTTCAGACACTGTGCATCCGTCGTCTGAAACTTCCGAAGGATCAGGTACTGGGAACGGCCAAGACGAGAGTTTGCACACAGCGGACGACCTAGAGAGTACGACAACCGATTCAGACCCCACATATCGGTGCCCAAGATGTGAGTTCGAACTCCCAGTGAATGAATCGTCGTTCTTTCGCGGTGATGTCTGTCCACAGTGTCGAGTCGGTTACCTCGAGGACACATCGGACAGTGAGTCCTAA
- a CDS encoding ABC transporter ATP-binding protein yields the protein MLELDEVSAAYDTTPILRDVDLSVEEEEIVGVMGKNGVGKTTLLKTVMGLLEPSEGTISYDGTDVTHASADERARAGIGYIPQGRDVFPKLTVEQNIKMGETIRSESDETLYDQIYDYFPVLEERASQEAGTLSGGQQQMLAIGRALVSNPDLLLLDEPSEGIQPSIVDQISQDMQTINDDLGTTILFVEQNLGVIREMADRCYAMERGTVVDELGPSTIADEDAIAEYLAV from the coding sequence ATGCTCGAACTCGACGAGGTTTCTGCAGCCTACGACACAACGCCGATACTGCGGGATGTGGACCTCTCCGTCGAGGAGGAAGAAATCGTCGGGGTGATGGGGAAAAACGGCGTCGGCAAGACGACGCTGCTGAAGACGGTGATGGGCTTGCTGGAGCCCAGCGAGGGGACCATCAGCTACGACGGCACGGACGTGACTCACGCGAGTGCTGACGAGCGCGCCCGGGCCGGAATCGGCTACATCCCGCAGGGCCGGGACGTGTTCCCCAAGCTAACCGTCGAGCAGAACATCAAGATGGGCGAGACCATCCGGTCGGAGAGCGACGAAACGCTGTACGACCAGATATACGATTACTTCCCCGTGCTCGAAGAACGGGCCAGTCAGGAAGCCGGAACGCTCTCGGGCGGGCAACAGCAGATGCTCGCCATCGGCCGCGCACTGGTCTCGAATCCTGACTTGCTCTTGCTCGATGAACCGTCCGAGGGCATCCAGCCCTCTATCGTCGACCAGATCAGCCAGGATATGCAGACAATCAACGACGACCTCGGGACGACGATTCTGTTCGTTGAGCAGAACCTCGGGGTCATCCGCGAGATGGCCGACCGCTGTTACGCGATGGAGCGTGGCACGGTCGTTGACGAACTCGGTCCGTCGACTATTGCCGACGAGGACGCGATTGCGGAGTACCTCGCGGTCTGA
- the urtB gene encoding urea ABC transporter, permease protein UrtB: MVNGINLALQFLDSFAFIVLAAAGLAIIFGIMGVINLAHGEFILIGAYTATLAVTQLGLPLVVAMLVGGVVTGLFGILTERVIISGAWPNWVSQRTLGRDIIEPLYNRLADSMVATFGLSLILTQGARIRFGNSIDQIATPFGAISYGAFSYSTYRIVLAGVSIGLLLATYYLFTRTDFGMRARATIQDKETAQAMGVNTDRMYMLTFGIGSALAGLTGALFAPVISMQPTLGDQFLVEAFVAVVVGGPSVVLGTALSGGVLGAILATFSNLYGTFIGRIALLVAALIALRFLPDGITGFIEQLRKRRQESD; this comes from the coding sequence ATGGTAAACGGGATCAACCTCGCGCTTCAGTTCCTCGATAGCTTCGCGTTCATCGTGCTCGCCGCGGCGGGGTTGGCCATCATCTTCGGGATTATGGGCGTCATCAATCTGGCACACGGGGAGTTCATCCTCATCGGTGCCTACACCGCGACGCTGGCCGTGACGCAACTCGGCCTCCCGCTCGTCGTGGCGATGCTCGTTGGCGGCGTGGTCACTGGTCTCTTCGGGATTCTGACCGAGCGGGTCATCATCTCCGGGGCGTGGCCCAACTGGGTCAGCCAGCGGACCCTCGGCCGTGACATCATCGAACCGCTGTATAACCGACTGGCCGATTCGATGGTCGCCACGTTCGGGCTCAGCCTGATACTGACGCAGGGGGCCCGGATTCGGTTCGGGAACTCCATCGACCAGATAGCCACGCCGTTCGGCGCGATCTCGTACGGGGCGTTCTCCTACTCAACGTACCGGATCGTCTTGGCCGGCGTTAGCATCGGGCTGCTCTTGGCTACCTACTACCTGTTCACCCGGACCGACTTCGGGATGCGCGCCCGGGCGACGATACAGGACAAGGAAACGGCACAGGCCATGGGCGTCAACACCGACCGGATGTACATGCTGACGTTCGGCATCGGCTCGGCGCTGGCCGGGCTGACCGGTGCGCTGTTCGCCCCAGTCATCTCGATGCAGCCGACGCTTGGCGACCAGTTCCTGGTCGAGGCGTTCGTCGCCGTCGTCGTCGGCGGGCCGAGCGTCGTTCTCGGGACCGCGCTGTCGGGGGGCGTCCTCGGGGCGATTCTGGCCACGTTCTCGAACCTCTACGGGACGTTCATCGGCCGTATCGCGCTACTCGTCGCTGCGCTCATCGCCCTCCGGTTCCTCCCCGACGGCATCACCGGGTTCATCGAACAACTGCGGAAACGGAGACAGGAGAGCGACTAG